The genomic region cttaaGTATTGCAAATGATTGTTGTGGCTTTCATAACTGGGATGCTGGTAGCTGCAGAATGGAGATTAGTTTGGGTTTTGAATCCAGGTCGCTACTTCACTCTAGTTTTTGGTTAGATTGGCTACTTCATTAGCTCATCAAGGAAATTAGTTTACAATAACAAGTACCTGAAGTTGGAATCCAGACTAGAGCACCTTGTTTGTCAATGTTGAGTATGTGTTGCTTGCAACTGATCAGTTTGATCCTATATGTTAGTGGTCTATAGCAAAGGATCTTCAACAAAACTttgaattgttttttaaaCCCTCTTCCCTTTTGCTTAGAGTAAAGGCAAATTTGTCTGGTTTTGCTTATTGATTTCACCTCTGGATTCAttgtttattaatttgtttgaatCATATCATGCCCTTTTTATGCATAGAACAGCAGTTTATGTCATGAGATAATCTCCCTGAAAATCTTCTTTGTTTACCATGCAGTATCTGATCACACATTTCAGTGACTTCCAACTAGCAAGTCTGGGAAGTTTCTTTCTTCATGAAAGTGTTTTTTTCCTAGCTGGACTTCCATTTATATATCTGGAAAGAGCTGGATTGCTGAGCAAATACAAGATTCAGGTTAGTTCATCTTTGCTGCTATAGTTATCAACTGTTATTACTTTCTTAGTTTGTTAGCATAAAATTTGgcaggggggggggggggggaaggGAAGGGGTGTTAGTGACAAATAAATCCTTTCTTTGTCTTTATCTAGCAGAATTCGTAATCAATTAGATTCATTTCTAATTTATGTTTCTATGCAGACAAAAAACAACAGCCCTGCTGCTCAGGAAAAATGTATCACCCGCCTGCTTCTGTATCATTTTTGTGTCAACTTACCACTTATGAGTGCCTCTTATCCTGTTTTTAGATTCATGGGCATGAAAAGTAGTCTACCATTGCCATCCTGGTATTTTCAGGTTCTTTGTATGCTAGATCTTTTTTTCCTCCATTTTTACCCCATTCAGACGTAATAGTCTTGAATTATATTACTTATCCAGCAATATCTCTTCCATAAATTTACCTGAATGCAATAAAATTCTCTGTTTTGGAGCTCTAATTGGCTAGATCCTTTATTTGGTTCTGCAGGAAAGTGGTTCTATCACAGATAATATTCTACTTCATCCTTGAGGATTTCGTGTTTTACTGGGGACATCGAATTTTACATACAAAATGGCTCTACAAGCATGTGCACAGTGTCCATCATGAGTAAGTCTGAATATTAGGTGCTTGTACTAGTACTAATTAAAACTATGAACAATATTGTTCCTTGTAGGTTCTTTCTCATGTGCTTATTGGTTACTTAATATCATATACATTATACAGATATGCTACACCATTTGGACTGACATCTGAGTATGCTCACCCTGCTGAGATATTGTTCCTCGGGTTTGCAACAATTGTTGGTCCTGCCATCACTGGCCCACATCTGATCACTCTCTGGTTGTGGATGGTCCTTAGAGTCCTAGAGACAGTTGAGGCACATTGTGGTTACCATTTTCCATGGAGCCTCTCAAACTTTTTACCTTTATATGGGGGGTGAGTTGTGCATTCACTTGTTTCTTTG from Theobroma cacao cultivar B97-61/B2 chromosome 9, Criollo_cocoa_genome_V2, whole genome shotgun sequence harbors:
- the LOC18590619 gene encoding methylsterol monooxygenase 2-2, which codes for MASVIESGWLYLITHFSDFQLASLGSFFLHESVFFLAGLPFIYLERAGLLSKYKIQTKNNSPAAQEKCITRLLLYHFCVNLPLMSASYPVFRFMGMKSSLPLPSWKVVLSQIIFYFILEDFVFYWGHRILHTKWLYKHVHSVHHEYATPFGLTSEYAHPAEILFLGFATIVGPAITGPHLITLWLWMVLRVLETVEAHCGYHFPWSLSNFLPLYGGADFHDYHHRLLYTKSGNYSSTFVYMDWIFGTDKGYRKLKALKHDGVEDDSKQT